Proteins from one Deinococcus sp. AB2017081 genomic window:
- a CDS encoding glutamate-5-semialdehyde dehydrogenase codes for MTALDERAPQTSIRDLGVRARAAGRVLRSLPTERKVAALHAIAAGLRDHHAEILTANARDVEAAVASGLPEAMVARLKLDARALETIAADVLAVSRLPDPVGETTPEATQPSGIRVSTRRVPLGVLGVIYESRPNVTVDVAALGVMSGNAVILRGGKETIHSNAALGDVVAAALASVGLPPTAVQVIRDPARERVLELLKLDDLVDAIIPRGGAGLHRFCVENATVPVIVGGIGVVHLYLDHSFTHTAEDVQTAVQIIRNAKVQKPSACNALDTLLIDRAALDSLPEIARDLAAHGVTLRADAESQAVLDAAGLPAQPAQDADFGTEFLALTASIKVVADLDEALDFIAAHGNHTDVILSRDPAQTERFVQDVDSAAVVVNASPRFNDGGQLGLGAEVAISTQKLHARGPMALRELTTTKWVVVGNGQVRG; via the coding sequence ATGACGGCCCTGGACGAACGTGCCCCGCAGACCAGCATCCGCGATCTCGGTGTCCGTGCCCGCGCTGCCGGCCGGGTGCTGCGGTCGCTGCCCACGGAGCGCAAGGTCGCCGCACTGCACGCCATCGCTGCCGGCCTGCGCGACCACCACGCCGAGATCCTGACCGCCAACGCGCGGGATGTCGAGGCGGCGGTCGCCAGCGGTCTGCCCGAGGCCATGGTCGCCCGCCTGAAGCTCGATGCGCGTGCCCTGGAGACCATCGCGGCCGATGTCCTGGCCGTGTCGCGCCTGCCCGATCCGGTGGGGGAGACCACGCCCGAGGCCACGCAGCCCAGCGGGATCCGCGTGTCGACCCGGCGCGTGCCGCTGGGCGTGCTGGGCGTCATCTACGAGTCGCGCCCGAACGTCACGGTGGATGTGGCCGCGCTGGGCGTCATGAGCGGCAACGCCGTGATCCTGCGCGGCGGCAAGGAGACGATCCACTCGAACGCCGCACTGGGCGACGTGGTGGCGGCGGCCCTCGCCTCGGTGGGTCTGCCGCCCACGGCCGTGCAGGTGATCCGCGACCCGGCCCGCGAGCGCGTGCTGGAGCTGCTGAAACTCGATGATCTGGTCGATGCGATCATCCCGCGTGGCGGGGCGGGCCTGCACCGCTTCTGCGTCGAGAACGCCACCGTGCCGGTCATCGTCGGCGGGATCGGCGTGGTGCACCTCTACCTCGATCACTCGTTCACCCACACCGCCGAGGACGTGCAGACCGCCGTACAGATCATCCGCAACGCCAAGGTGCAGAAGCCCAGCGCGTGCAATGCCCTGGACACCCTGCTGATCGACCGGGCCGCCCTGGACAGCCTGCCGGAGATCGCCCGCGACCTCGCCGCGCACGGCGTCACGCTGCGGGCCGATGCCGAGTCGCAGGCGGTGCTGGATGCCGCCGGCCTTCCCGCCCAGCCTGCGCAGGACGCCGATTTCGGCACGGAATTCCTCGCCCTGACCGCCAGCATCAAGGTCGTTGCTGACCTCGACGAGGCCCTGGACTTCATCGCCGCGCATGGCAACCACACCGACGTGATCCTGAGTCGCGACCCCGCCCAGACCGAGCGCTTCGTGCAGGACGTGGACAGCGCGGCCGTGGTCGTGAACGCCAGCCCCCGCTTCAACGATGGCGGTCAGCTGGGCCTGGGGGCCGAGGTGGCGATCAGCACCCAGAAGCTGCACGCCCGTGGCCCGATGGCCCTGCGCGAGCTGACCACGACGAAGTGGGTCGTGGTGGGGAACGGGCAGGTCAGGGGATAG